Proteins co-encoded in one Montipora capricornis isolate CH-2021 chromosome 12, ASM3666992v2, whole genome shotgun sequence genomic window:
- the LOC138027789 gene encoding uncharacterized protein — protein sequence MAEDALKAAKTDRRTAKSAFTRCGKSLAKLIESKRPEQEVRKGLNKLQLVFDSLVAKHESYSRLIEDDEEYEHEEIWIESCHEEFMTMELSAKMYMDNFLSKGENPSKVHDISDIQSTSVTELGNEGMSNITAKDSAPETSSNGNDNPVSAFQATNEISEVPGGGVSGNELAGVNPEKSDDKVISPDAANHPGITCGFKMEKPKMPKFAGDVREYAIFRSDFKHTIESKYSKRDAITFLRSCLQDKPLALIKGIGSDYDAAWEYLDSIYGDPRFVSDTVTQDIVKFRSLQPGEDARFCDLVHLVNRSYNTLKEVGNQNDTNNSHMLSIIEQKMCPDDRKVWSRDLERQGEKATLEKLMKWMTVEMKSRMRATAPLRSASHQRSINHVRVDESSRKIRHKCWYCKNSSHWPDQCHKFAALSVEERLKTAKENHVCFSCLKPAGREHRSDNCNRRQKCTRTENGKECTYFHHPLLHRSTTVKVSVTSLASQREALLPVLRVNIYGQNGFQKQGNVLLDSGAQVSLVREETATMLGLKGKDMSVTITKVGGEEETIKTKVYKVPVSSPDKAQMFSIKAISIPSISEDVSAVQVKPMTRLLGLESEKIWRGQGAIDLLIGIDHAHMHTGQTKQSGHLVARNTPLGWVIFGSSSEDVPVSGLICHVQLATPVDISDFWRTEVMGVEVKPCVCDADKLTQMEREEAEIISESCQKRDSQWMVPYPWKKDPILLPNNKSLAMKRLESTEKRLKKNLELAAAYDKQMKEMSDMNFSRKLSKEELEKYTGPVHYIPHHAVIRPESKSTPVRIVFNSSSVYQGHALNDFWLKGPDLLNSLFGVILRFREREAAVIGDISKMYHRVLIPERDQHVHRFLWRNFNTQREPDVFVKTVLTFGDKPAPAMAQTALRKTAEEKRDEYPEATKTLIKNSYMDDICDSVDTVKQAKKLTQDIDKVLESGGFAVKGWTSNKAFTETQNLEIGFKTPQAEREGRVLGLV from the coding sequence CAAAACACGAGAGTTATTCGCGTCTAATTGAAGATGACGAGGAATATGAACACGAAGAAATTTGGATAGAAAGCTGCCACGAAGAATTTATGACAATGGAGTTAAGCGCAAAAATGTACATGGACAACTTTTTAAGTAAAGGGGAAAATCCTTCGAAAGTTCATGATATCTCAGACATACAAAGTACGAGCGTTACAGAATTAGGAAATGAAGGAATGTCAAATATTACAGCAAAGGATAGCGCCCCAGAAACAAGttcaaatggcaatgataaTCCTGTTAGCGCCTTTCAAGCCACAAACGAAATTAGTGAAGTTCCTGGAGGCGGTGTCTCTGGAAACGAATTGGCGGGGGTAAACCCAGAAAAAAGTGATGACAAGGTGATAAGTCCCGATGCTGCCAACCATCCAGGTATTACTTGCggttttaaaatggaaaaacCTAAGATGCCAAAGTTTGCTGGCGATGTAAGGGAGTATGCGATTTTTCGCTCAGATTTCAAACACACGATCGAGTCCAAGTACAGTAAAAGGGACGCAATAACTTTTCTTCGATCCTGCTTGCAAGATAAACCCCTGGCGTTAATTAAAGGGATAGGTTCCGACTATGACGCAGCATGGGAATATCTGGATTCTATCTACGGGGATCCAAGATTCGTGTCAGACACTGTTACACAAGAtatagtgaaatttagatcctTACAACCGGGAGAAGACGCACGATTTTGCGACCTAGTGCATTTAGTTAACCGAAGCTATAATACCCTAAAGGAAGTCGGAAACCAAAACGACACGAACAATAGTCACATGCTTTCAATCATAGAGCAAAAAATGTGCCCTGATGATAGGAAagtttggtcacgtgacctggaGCGACAAGGAGAAAAGGCCACTTTAGAGAAATTGATGAAATGGATGACTGTCGAAATGAAGTCACGCATGCGCGCTACTGCCCCATTACGATCTGCTTCACATCAGAGATCGATAAATCATGTTAGGGTTGACGAGTCATCACGCAAGATAAGACACAAATGCTGGTACTGCAAAAACTCATCCCATTGGCCTGACCAGTGTCACAAATTCGCCGCGCTCAGCGTGGAAGAGCGTCTGAAGACCGCCAAAGAAAATCATGTTTGCTTCAGTTGCTTAAAACCAGCCGGACGAGAGCATCGAAGCGACAACTGCAATAGGCGACAAAAGTGCACCCGAACCGAAAATGGAAAAGAATGCACATATTTTCATCACCCACTGCTTCACAGAAGTACGACAGTTAAAGTAAGCGTTACATCACTTGCCAGCCAACGAGAAGCTCTTTTGCCCGTGTTAAGAGTCAATATCTATGGTCAAAATGGTTTCCAAAAACAAGGAAACGTTCTGCTCGATTCAGGAGCTCAAGTGAGCTTGGTACGTGAAGAAACAGCTACAATGCTGGGACTGAAAGGAAAAGACATGTCGGTGACCATTACAAAGGTTGGAGGGGAAGAAGAGACCATCAAGACCAAAGTCTATAAAGTCCCTGTATCATCGCCTGACAAGGCACAGATGTTTTCCATCAAAGCGATAAGTATCCCTTCCATAAGTGAGGATGTATCAGCAGTTCAAGTCAAACCAATGACCAGACTCCTTGGGCTTGAAAGTGAGAAAATTTGGAGAGGTCAAGGTGCCATCGACCTTCTGATAGGGATCGATCACGCACATATGCACACAGGCCAGACAAAACAATCTGGGCATTTAGTCGCAAGAAATACCCCGCTGGGATGGGTGATATTTGGTAGTTCATCTGAAGATGTACCAGTCAGTGGCCTAATCTGTCACGTCCAGTTAGCAACACCAGTGGATATATCGGATTTTTGGAGGACCGAGGTGATGGGAGTTGAGGTTAAACCGTGTGTCTGCGATGCCGACAAACTGACGCAGATGGAAAGAGAAGAAGCCGAAATAATTTCTGAGTCATGTCAAAAGAGGGACAGCCAATGGATGGTACCTTACCCTTGGAAAAAGGATCCGATATTGTTACCAAATAACAAATCGCTGGCGATGAAACGGCTGGAATCAACAGAAAAACGCCTTAAGAAGAACCTCGAACTAGCGGCGGCGTATGACAAGCAAATGAAAGAGATGAGCGACATGAATTTCTCAAGAAAGTTATCGAAAGAAGAATTGGAGAAGTACACGGGACCAGTGCATTATATACCGCACCACGCTGTTATTCGACCCGAAAGCAAAAGCACTCCTGTAAGAATAGTGTTTAATTCCTCATCAGTTTATCAGGGACACGCCCTTAATGACTTCTGGCTAAAGGGACCCGATTTGCTGAACAGTTTGTTTGGAGTCATCTTAAGATTCCGAGAAAGAGAGGCAGCAGTGATCGGGGATATATCAAAAATGTATCACCGTGTGCTTATCCCGGAAAGAGATCAGCATGTTCATCGCTTCTTGTGGAGGAACTTCAACACACAGAGAGAGCCTGATGTGTTCGTGAAGACAGTTCTTACATTTGGGGACAAGCCAGCACCAGCCATGGCACAAACAGCGTTAAGAAAGACAGCTGAAGAGAAAAGAGATGAATATCCTGAGGCAACCAAGACTCTCATCAAGAATTCTTACATGGACGATATTTGTGATTCCGTAGACACCGTGAAGCAAGCCAAGAAACTAACCCAAGATATAGATAAAGTTCTTGAGAGCGGAGGATTTGCTGTGAAAGGGTGGACATCGAACAAAGCCTTCACAGAAACGCAGAACCTCGAAATAGGATTTAAAACCCCCCAGGCAGAAAGAGAAGGAAGAGTTCTAGGATTGGTGTGA